The following proteins are encoded in a genomic region of Microtus ochrogaster isolate Prairie Vole_2 chromosome 5, MicOch1.0, whole genome shotgun sequence:
- the Ilf3 gene encoding interleukin enhancer-binding factor 3 isoform X3 has product MFSHFQRPMRIFVNDDRHVMAKHSSVYPTQEELEAVQNMVSHTERALKAVSDWIDEQEKGNEFTEADNMDTPPDDESKEGAGEQKAEHMTRTLRGVMRVGLVAKGLLLKGDLDLELVLLCKEKPTTTLLDKVADNLAIQLTTVTEDKYEILQSVDDAAILIKNTKEPPLSLTIHLTSPVVREEMEKVLAGETLSVNDPPDVLDRQKCLAALASLRHAKWFQARANGLKSCVIVIRVLRDLCTRVPSWGPLRGWPLELLCEKSIGTANRPMGAGEALRRVLECLASGIVMPDGSGIYDPCEKEATDAIGHLDRQQREDITQSAQHALRLAAFGQLHKVLGMDPLPSKMPKKPKNENPVDYTVQIPPSTTYAITPMKRPIEEDGEEKSPSKKKKKIQKKEEKAEPPQAMNALMRLNQLKPGLQYKLISQTGPVHAPIFTMSVEVDGSTFEASGPSKKTAKLHVAVKVLQDMGLPTGAEGRESSKGEDSAEESDGKPTIVAPPPVVEAVSNPSSVFPSDATTEDGKQQGPILTKHGKNPVMELNEKRRGLKYELISETGGSHDKRFVMEVEVDGQKFQGAGSNKKVAKAYAALAALEKLFPDAPLALEANKKKRAPVPVRGGPKFAAKPHNPGFGMGGPMHNEVPPPPNLRGRGRGGNIRGRGRGRGFGGANHGGGYMNAGAGYGSYGYGSNSATAGYSQFYSNGGHSGNASGGGSGGGGGSSSYSSYYQGDSYNSSVPPKHAGKKPLHGGQQKPSYSSGYQSHQGQQQPYNQSQYSSYGTPQGKQKGYGHGQGSYSYSNSYNSPGGGGGSDYSYDSKFNYSGSGGRSGGNSYGSSGSSYNTGSHGGYGGGSGGSSSYQGKQGGYSSQSNYSSPGSSQSYSGPSSSYQSSQGGYSRNTEHSMNYQYR; this is encoded by the exons TTTTCACATTTCCAGCGTCCCATGAGAATTTTTGTGAATGATGATCGCCATGTCATGGCAAAACATTCTTCAGTATACCCAACGCAAGAGGAGCTGGAGGCCGTACAGAATATGGTATCTCACACTGAGCGAGCCCTCAAGGCTGTCTCTGACTGGATTGATGAGCAGGAGAAGGGCAATGAGTTCACCGAGGCAGACAATATGGACACACCCCCAGACGACGAGAGCAAAGAAGGGGCTGG GGAACAGAAGGCGGAACACATGACTAGGACCCTGAGGGGCGTGATGCGGGTTGGCCTGGTAGCCAAGGGTCTTCTGCTCAAGGGGGACTTGGATCTGGAGCTGGTTCTGCTCTGTAAGGAGAAGCCCACAACCACCCTTCTGGACAAGGTGGCTGACAACCTGGCCATCCAGCTCACT aCTGTGACAGAAGACAAGTACGAAATACTCCAGTCTGTGGATGATGCTGCGATTTtgataaaaaacacaaaagaacccCCTTTGTCCTTGACCATCCACCTGACCTCCCCTGTTGtcagagaagaaatggagaaagtatTAGCCGGAG AAACGCTATCAGTCAACGACCCCCCGGACGTTCTGGACAGGCAGAAATGCCTTGCTGCCTTGGCGTCCCTCCGACACGCCAAGTGGTTCCAG GCCAGAGCCAATGGGCTGAAGTCATGCGTCATTGTCATCCGTGTCCTAAGGGACTTGTGTACCCGAGTGCCCTCCTGGGGTCCCCTCAGAGGCTGG CCTCTGGAGCTGCTATGTGAGAAGTCCATCGGCACTGCCAATAGGCCAATGGGTGCTGGTGAAGCCCTGCGAAGAGTGCTTGAGTGTCTGGCATCCGGCATCGTAATGCCAG ATGGTTCTGGCATTTATGACCCTTGTGAAAAAGAAGCCACTGATGCTATTGGGCATCTAGACAGACAGCAACGGGAAGATATCACACAGAGTGCGCAG CATGCTCTGCGGCTGGCTGCTTTTGGTCAACTCCATAAAGTCCTAGGAATGGACCCCCTGCCTTCCAAAATGCCCAAGAAACCAAAGAACGAAAACCCAGTGGACTACACTG TTCAAATCCCCCCCAGTACCACCTACGCCATCACACCCATGAAACGCCCCATtgaagaagatggggaggagaagtctcccagcaaaaagaaaaagaagattcaGAAGAAAG AGGAGAAGGCTGAACCTCCCCAAGCTATGAATGCCCTGATGAGGCTGAACCAGCTGAAGCCAGGGCTGCAGTACAAGCTGATCTCCCAGACAGGTCCTGTTCATGCCCCCATATTCACCATGTCTGTGGAGGTAGATGGCAGTACCTTTGAGGCTTCAGGGCCATCTAAAAAGACCGCCAAACTACATGTGGCTGTAAAG GTGTTACAAGACATGGGCTTGCCAACAGGAGCTGAAGGCAGAGAATCCAGCAAGGGGGAGGACTCAGCTGAGGAGTCAGATGGGAAGCCAACAATAGTGGCCCCGCCCCCTGTGGTAGAAGCTGTCTCCAACCCtagttctgtcttcccttcaGATGCCACTACTGAG GACGGCAAGCAGCAGGGGCCAATATTGACTAAGCATGGCAAGAACCCGGTTATGGAGCTTAATGAGAAGAGGCGTGGCCTCAAATATGAGCTCATTTCTGAGACTGGGGGCAGCCACGACAAACGATTTGTTATGGAG GTTGAAGTGGATGGACAGAAGTTTCAAGGTGCTGGTTCAAACAAAAAGGTGGCAAAGGCTTATGCTGCTCTTGCTGCATTAGAAAAGCTTTTCCCTGATGCCCCCCTGGCCCTTGAagccaacaaaaagaaaagagccccCGTACCTGTCCGAGGTGGACCTAAATTTGCTGCCAAG CCACACAATCCTGGCTTCGGCATGGGAGGTCCCATGCATAATGAGGTACCCCCACCTCCCAACCTTCGAGGCCGAGGCAGAGGAGGGAATATCCGTGggcgaggacgaggacgaggattTGGTGGCGCCAACCATGGAGGAGGCTACATGAATGCTG GCGCTGGATATGGAAGCTATGGGTACGGCAGCAATTCGGCCACAGCAGGCTACA GTCAGTTCTACAGCAATGGAGGGCATTCTGGGAATGCCAGTGGTGGAGGCAGCgggggcggtggtggctcatccAGCTACAGCTCCTACTACCAAGGAGACAGCTACAACTCATCAGTGCCCCCGAAGCATGCTGGGAAGAAGCCGCTGCATGGGGGCCAGCAGAAACCCTCCTACAGTTCGGGCTACCAGTCCCACCAGGGCCAGCAGCAACCCTACAACCAGAGCCAGTACAGCAGCTACGGCACGCCGCAGGGCAAGCAGAAAGGCTATGGCCATGGGCAGGGCAGCTACTCCTACTCCAACTCCTACAACTcccctggtggtggtgggggctcCGACTACAGCTACGACAGCAAATTCA actACAGTGGTAGTGGAGGTCGCAGTGGCGGGAACAGCTATGGCTCCAGTGGGTCATCCTACAACACAGGCTCACATGGGGGTTACGGCGGAGGTTCTGGGGGCAGCTCTTCATACCAAGGCAAACAAG GAGGCTACTCATCACAGTCGAACTACAGCTCCCCTGGgtccagccagagctacagtggCCCTTCCAGCTCCTACCAGTCCTCACAAGGTGGCTACAGTCGGAACACAGAGCACAGCATGAACTACCAGTACAGATAA
- the Ilf3 gene encoding interleukin enhancer-binding factor 3 isoform X4 — MRPMRIFVNDDRHVMAKHSSVYPTQEELEAVQNMVSHTERALKAVSDWIDEQEKGNEFTEADNMDTPPDDESKEGAGEQKAEHMTRTLRGVMRVGLVAKGLLLKGDLDLELVLLCKEKPTTTLLDKVADNLAIQLTTVTEDKYEILQSVDDAAILIKNTKEPPLSLTIHLTSPVVREEMEKVLAGETLSVNDPPDVLDRQKCLAALASLRHAKWFQARANGLKSCVIVIRVLRDLCTRVPSWGPLRGWPLELLCEKSIGTANRPMGAGEALRRVLECLASGIVMPDGSGIYDPCEKEATDAIGHLDRQQREDITQSAQHALRLAAFGQLHKVLGMDPLPSKMPKKPKNENPVDYTVQIPPSTTYAITPMKRPIEEDGEEKSPSKKKKKIQKKEEKAEPPQAMNALMRLNQLKPGLQYKLISQTGPVHAPIFTMSVEVDGSTFEASGPSKKTAKLHVAVKVLQDMGLPTGAEGRESSKGEDSAEESDGKPTIVAPPPVVEAVSNPSSVFPSDATTEDGKQQGPILTKHGKNPVMELNEKRRGLKYELISETGGSHDKRFVMEVEVDGQKFQGAGSNKKVAKAYAALAALEKLFPDAPLALEANKKKRAPVPVRGGPKFAAKPHNPGFGMGGPMHNEVPPPPNLRGRGRGGNIRGRGRGRGFGGANHGGGYMNAGAGYGSYGYGSNSATAGYSQFYSNGGHSGNASGGGSGGGGGSSSYSSYYQGDSYNSSVPPKHAGKKPLHGGQQKPSYSSGYQSHQGQQQPYNQSQYSSYGTPQGKQKGYGHGQGSYSYSNSYNSPGGGGGSDYSYDSKFNYSGSGGRSGGNSYGSSGSSYNTGSHGGYGGGSGGSSSYQGKQGGYSSQSNYSSPGSSQSYSGPSSSYQSSQGGYSRNTEHSMNYQYR, encoded by the exons CGTCCCATGAGAATTTTTGTGAATGATGATCGCCATGTCATGGCAAAACATTCTTCAGTATACCCAACGCAAGAGGAGCTGGAGGCCGTACAGAATATGGTATCTCACACTGAGCGAGCCCTCAAGGCTGTCTCTGACTGGATTGATGAGCAGGAGAAGGGCAATGAGTTCACCGAGGCAGACAATATGGACACACCCCCAGACGACGAGAGCAAAGAAGGGGCTGG GGAACAGAAGGCGGAACACATGACTAGGACCCTGAGGGGCGTGATGCGGGTTGGCCTGGTAGCCAAGGGTCTTCTGCTCAAGGGGGACTTGGATCTGGAGCTGGTTCTGCTCTGTAAGGAGAAGCCCACAACCACCCTTCTGGACAAGGTGGCTGACAACCTGGCCATCCAGCTCACT aCTGTGACAGAAGACAAGTACGAAATACTCCAGTCTGTGGATGATGCTGCGATTTtgataaaaaacacaaaagaacccCCTTTGTCCTTGACCATCCACCTGACCTCCCCTGTTGtcagagaagaaatggagaaagtatTAGCCGGAG AAACGCTATCAGTCAACGACCCCCCGGACGTTCTGGACAGGCAGAAATGCCTTGCTGCCTTGGCGTCCCTCCGACACGCCAAGTGGTTCCAG GCCAGAGCCAATGGGCTGAAGTCATGCGTCATTGTCATCCGTGTCCTAAGGGACTTGTGTACCCGAGTGCCCTCCTGGGGTCCCCTCAGAGGCTGG CCTCTGGAGCTGCTATGTGAGAAGTCCATCGGCACTGCCAATAGGCCAATGGGTGCTGGTGAAGCCCTGCGAAGAGTGCTTGAGTGTCTGGCATCCGGCATCGTAATGCCAG ATGGTTCTGGCATTTATGACCCTTGTGAAAAAGAAGCCACTGATGCTATTGGGCATCTAGACAGACAGCAACGGGAAGATATCACACAGAGTGCGCAG CATGCTCTGCGGCTGGCTGCTTTTGGTCAACTCCATAAAGTCCTAGGAATGGACCCCCTGCCTTCCAAAATGCCCAAGAAACCAAAGAACGAAAACCCAGTGGACTACACTG TTCAAATCCCCCCCAGTACCACCTACGCCATCACACCCATGAAACGCCCCATtgaagaagatggggaggagaagtctcccagcaaaaagaaaaagaagattcaGAAGAAAG AGGAGAAGGCTGAACCTCCCCAAGCTATGAATGCCCTGATGAGGCTGAACCAGCTGAAGCCAGGGCTGCAGTACAAGCTGATCTCCCAGACAGGTCCTGTTCATGCCCCCATATTCACCATGTCTGTGGAGGTAGATGGCAGTACCTTTGAGGCTTCAGGGCCATCTAAAAAGACCGCCAAACTACATGTGGCTGTAAAG GTGTTACAAGACATGGGCTTGCCAACAGGAGCTGAAGGCAGAGAATCCAGCAAGGGGGAGGACTCAGCTGAGGAGTCAGATGGGAAGCCAACAATAGTGGCCCCGCCCCCTGTGGTAGAAGCTGTCTCCAACCCtagttctgtcttcccttcaGATGCCACTACTGAG GACGGCAAGCAGCAGGGGCCAATATTGACTAAGCATGGCAAGAACCCGGTTATGGAGCTTAATGAGAAGAGGCGTGGCCTCAAATATGAGCTCATTTCTGAGACTGGGGGCAGCCACGACAAACGATTTGTTATGGAG GTTGAAGTGGATGGACAGAAGTTTCAAGGTGCTGGTTCAAACAAAAAGGTGGCAAAGGCTTATGCTGCTCTTGCTGCATTAGAAAAGCTTTTCCCTGATGCCCCCCTGGCCCTTGAagccaacaaaaagaaaagagccccCGTACCTGTCCGAGGTGGACCTAAATTTGCTGCCAAG CCACACAATCCTGGCTTCGGCATGGGAGGTCCCATGCATAATGAGGTACCCCCACCTCCCAACCTTCGAGGCCGAGGCAGAGGAGGGAATATCCGTGggcgaggacgaggacgaggattTGGTGGCGCCAACCATGGAGGAGGCTACATGAATGCTG GCGCTGGATATGGAAGCTATGGGTACGGCAGCAATTCGGCCACAGCAGGCTACA GTCAGTTCTACAGCAATGGAGGGCATTCTGGGAATGCCAGTGGTGGAGGCAGCgggggcggtggtggctcatccAGCTACAGCTCCTACTACCAAGGAGACAGCTACAACTCATCAGTGCCCCCGAAGCATGCTGGGAAGAAGCCGCTGCATGGGGGCCAGCAGAAACCCTCCTACAGTTCGGGCTACCAGTCCCACCAGGGCCAGCAGCAACCCTACAACCAGAGCCAGTACAGCAGCTACGGCACGCCGCAGGGCAAGCAGAAAGGCTATGGCCATGGGCAGGGCAGCTACTCCTACTCCAACTCCTACAACTcccctggtggtggtgggggctcCGACTACAGCTACGACAGCAAATTCA actACAGTGGTAGTGGAGGTCGCAGTGGCGGGAACAGCTATGGCTCCAGTGGGTCATCCTACAACACAGGCTCACATGGGGGTTACGGCGGAGGTTCTGGGGGCAGCTCTTCATACCAAGGCAAACAAG GAGGCTACTCATCACAGTCGAACTACAGCTCCCCTGGgtccagccagagctacagtggCCCTTCCAGCTCCTACCAGTCCTCACAAGGTGGCTACAGTCGGAACACAGAGCACAGCATGAACTACCAGTACAGATAA